The following is a genomic window from Thermotoga sp. Mc24.
AACGCTGAACAAGTTGGTCTTCGAGATAGAAAAGTTAAAACAGGCAATAGGTTTTCATTTGAATTACATAGATTTTGTGTTCAATCTTCAAAGGAATGAACTCACCTACAATCGAAATGGATCCTTCGATAGAGATGGTCCTTCGATGTTCAACGGGAGGTCCTGAAAAATGCCCGATATGTCCATGTTTGGAATACTCAACACGGCGCTCACAGGAATACACGCGCACAAGCTGGCGATGAACGTTGTGGGGCACAACATCGCGAATGCCAGCACACCCGGTTACTCGAGACAGAGACCAGTCATAGAGGCGAATCCCCCCATTCCCCTCACTACCCTGACACAGCCTTCTTTTCCCTTGCAGATGGGAACCGGTGCAAGGGTTAAAACTATTGTGAGGTTGAGAGATGCCTTCCTCGACGTGCAGTACAGACAGGTGAACAACAGATACAACTACTGGGACACTGTCCTTTCTAACCTTCACTTCATAGAGCAGCTTCTGGCAGAGCCAGGTGAAGATGGTGTAAGAAGCCTTGTGGACAACTTCTGGAACGCTTTCAAAGAAGTCATGTCCGACCCCAGTAGCACAGCCTCGAAGGCGGAGGTTGTTTCCAGAGCACAACAGATGGTTTCTCAGATAAAAGATCTCTACGGAAGACTGGAGCAGCTCAGAGAAGATATAGACGATGAGATCGTTCAGAGAGTGTCCGAGATAAACCAGATGATAAAAAGACTGGCAGATCTCAACAACAAGATCAGAACCAGCATGATGCTCAACTCTCCACCGAACGACCTTCTCGATGAAAGAGACAGGATCCTTGACGAGCTCTCCAATCTTGCGAATATCAACTACACCGAAGCGGAGGACGGACAGATTACCCTGAGGATAGGAAATCAGATCGTTTTGAACGGTTCTACTTATAGAGAACTCAGGGCACTGGAGAGACCTTACGGAAAAGGATACCATGAGCTCTTCGTTGGAAACTCTCAGTTGATTCTCTCGGATGGGAAGCTGAAAGCGTTGATGGATCTGAGGGATTCCAGCATAGTGAAGTACATGAGAAAACTCGATGAATTCGTGCTTTTTATAACGGACTCATTGAATCTTGTTCACAGGGATGGTTTTGAGTCGAACGGAGTGACAACGAACCTCAACTTCTTCAAGAAAATTGAGGCCTTCAGCGATGATCCTTCCATCTTCAGAATCAAAGGAAGTAGAAAGCTCGAGATGGGACCTTACCACACTGTAACTGGTCTTCATTCTACAAGCAGCCAAGTTGAAATAGAAGGAAGACGCTTCAACTCTGATGACATCGTTCTCTCTTTCGGTGGTGGCTCATCGAACGTTTTGAACGTCTCGGCTGGAACGACCATTGGTGACCTCGTTGGTTCGTGGAACCTGCTCGGTACCTCTCTTAGGGTGGGTTCACATGCGGGAGGATACAGACTTTACCTGGAGGACAGCACCGGTTCTTTGAGGAACAAGCTTTTCCTC
Proteins encoded in this region:
- the flgK gene encoding flagellar hook-associated protein FlgK, producing MPDMSMFGILNTALTGIHAHKLAMNVVGHNIANASTPGYSRQRPVIEANPPIPLTTLTQPSFPLQMGTGARVKTIVRLRDAFLDVQYRQVNNRYNYWDTVLSNLHFIEQLLAEPGEDGVRSLVDNFWNAFKEVMSDPSSTASKAEVVSRAQQMVSQIKDLYGRLEQLREDIDDEIVQRVSEINQMIKRLADLNNKIRTSMMLNSPPNDLLDERDRILDELSNLANINYTEAEDGQITLRIGNQIVLNGSTYRELRALERPYGKGYHELFVGNSQLILSDGKLKALMDLRDSSIVKYMRKLDEFVLFITDSLNLVHRDGFESNGVTTNLNFFKKIEAFSDDPSIFRIKGSRKLEMGPYHTVTGLHSTSSQVEIEGRRFNSDDIVLSFGGGSSNVLNVSAGTTIGDLVGSWNLLGTSLRVGSHAGGYRLYLEDSTGSLRNKLFLSLGDSLSQMGFDTETKGYITIKESDLSGLSSGVYNINVEYTLEDGTRQTETISVDLSSGVNLSNIEASINSSSHLRAQIYADPSTGENMLVIVPDEQLNFDPSAVKVLSDDDFFTESNAFVRNYEVLKYKDTLENIFYGQTGFDPTRPFTITINSTDIEIDPAVDTLETLVEKINEKNTGVLADLTPHHSLVFRASSLYDFDLRMMEIKGPQGFFEAVGFVDPDGDPNTFDWSSSFTLVSKSDDFTTLSERFKVADILTFDRAPYDEPLNIVNQFEVSSSLAANPANLAVDVGYALENSDWNATSIKPSGGANPELLETIQNLYTRKILSNGKESFYEFFGGVVSELGVEAETASNLKNNTEILRQEIDNAREEVKGVSLDEEMANMIEYQHAFSAAAKVITAVDQMIQTVINMVG